TTTTTTACAACGGATTGGCTCAATACTCGCGGTGTTGGGTGTAGCTGAAACTGAGTGGTTGACTTTAGGCGATGCCTTCGGCGGGCAAAGCCTACGCTATTACCAAGCTTTAGCACAACCCAGCCCTCGGAAATTAGCATTATTGATTGGTATTAATCAATACCCAAAAAGCCCATATTTGAGTGGTTGTCTCACCGATGTGGAACTGCAAAAAGAACTGTTGATGCATCGTTTTGGCTTTTTAGCCTCAGATATCCTGACTTTAACTGAAGAACAAGCTAGTAGAGAATTCATTGAAGCAGCTTTTTTAGATCACCTGGGCAAGCAGGTTAAATCAACCGATGTAGTTGTTTTCCACTTTAGCGGCTACGGTACTCGCATTCAATTAGAAACATCGTCAGATACACTGCAAAATGCATTAGTTCCAGTTAATGGATATGAAAATGAGAAAATAGTCAACTATCTATTAGAAGAAAGTTTATTACTGTTGTTGCGATCGCTCCCCACAGAGCGAGTGACAGCAGTATTGGATACTAGTTACTATGCTCCTAGCACAGCCCACCTAGCAGGCTCACGAATTCGTGCCCGCCCAGAACTAAGAGAAGCACAGCTAGCAGCACCAGAACTCGACTTTCTCCAACAACTGAAAACTCAGAAATCACTCAGCAATCCAATTGTGCTAACGGCTACCTCAAGCCCCAACCAGGTAGCCAGAGAAGTACTATTTTCGGGATTTAGTGCAGGATTATTTACCTACGCCTTGACGCAATACCTCTGGGAAACTACCCCAGCAACAACAATTCAAGTTAGCCTTGCTCATCTAGGAAATTCTATGCAAAAGTTGGGTAGTAAACAGTACCCAAATTTATTAAACGAACAGAAAAATCCCCAGACAGCATTAGCGATCGAGAATTTGCTATCAGACAGTAATATTGGTGCAGAAGGAGCAGTAATTGCAATTAATGAAGAAGGAAAAGCTAATCTGTGGTTGGGGGGACTACCTGCAAAAGTGCTGGAATACTATAGTGTTAATTCCCGACTGAGATTATTAACTGGAGAAGAGTTAATATTGCGATCGCGTACTGGGTTAACTGCAAAAGCTCAAATTTCTCAAGTTGAAGGTGCAAGTTCCCCACAGGTTGGACAACTTTTTCAAGAAGCGGTACGAGTATTACCCCGAAATATTAATTTAACAGTTGCCCTGGATACTAGACTAGAAAGAATTGAGCGAGTCGATGCGACAAGCGCCTTTGCTGGAGTTGGTCACGTTTCGGTGGTAATAGCGGGAGAACAACCAGCTGATTATGTGTTTGGCAAACTACCGCAAACTCCTAGTCGCTACGGTCTATTTTCTCTAGGTGGTGAGCTAATTCGCAACACAGCTGGGGAAATTGAGGAAGCAGTCAAAGTCGCAGTACAGCGGTTAGGGCCGAAGTTACCAACCTTACTAGCAGCCAAATTATGGCAACTCACAGAAAATCAGGGTTCTTCTCACTTGCAAGTCAAGGCAACCCTAGAGATCATTAGCAGCATATCGCCTCGCGTAGTAATCCAGGGAGAAACAGCGCGAATTACTGGAACTTTAACTAAAAAATCACACAGCATTCAGTATTCATCACTCAGCACTCCTATTGTGTCTATTGGTAGTAAGATGCAATATAGAGTGCAAAATAATGGCGATCGCGCAGTATA
Above is a window of Nostoc sp. UHCC 0702 DNA encoding:
- a CDS encoding caspase family protein yields the protein MKRRSFLQRIGSILAVLGVAETEWLTLGDAFGGQSLRYYQALAQPSPRKLALLIGINQYPKSPYLSGCLTDVELQKELLMHRFGFLASDILTLTEEQASREFIEAAFLDHLGKQVKSTDVVVFHFSGYGTRIQLETSSDTLQNALVPVNGYENEKIVNYLLEESLLLLLRSLPTERVTAVLDTSYYAPSTAHLAGSRIRARPELREAQLAAPELDFLQQLKTQKSLSNPIVLTATSSPNQVAREVLFSGFSAGLFTYALTQYLWETTPATTIQVSLAHLGNSMQKLGSKQYPNLLNEQKNPQTALAIENLLSDSNIGAEGAVIAINEEGKANLWLGGLPAKVLEYYSVNSRLRLLTGEELILRSRTGLTAKAQISQVEGASSPQVGQLFQEAVRVLPRNINLTVALDTRLERIERVDATSAFAGVGHVSVVIAGEQPADYVFGKLPQTPSRYGLFSLGGELIRNTAGEIEEAVKVAVQRLGPKLPTLLAAKLWQLTENQGSSHLQVKATLEIISSISPRVVIQGETARITGTLTKKSHSIQYSSLSTPIVSIGSKMQYRVQNNGDRAVYLMLLGLKNNSTAIAFYPWQTSQDANTATKPLLKQVVIAPGETLTLPQSITASEWVISGPAYECEQQLIFSTSPFNETLKALETAKYPAEQQPIGLLVNPLEIAQALLQDLHNASAVKAEMNGTATDSYILDVNNWASLSFCYQVG